From Methylobacterium radiodurans, a single genomic window includes:
- a CDS encoding DUF6894 family protein — protein sequence MPRYFFDVRSGSGLVCLDYQGLDCADDAAALDAARHGAGFTSHADCARNPQLTRYRFSVQDAEHRPLFTVPFTELEPDAPPARKRPRGTGRGRAARSRQAVH from the coding sequence ATGCCACGGTACTTCTTCGACGTCCGGTCCGGATCCGGCCTCGTCTGCCTCGATTACCAGGGCCTCGACTGCGCCGACGACGCGGCGGCCCTCGACGCCGCCCGCCACGGCGCCGGCTTCACCTCGCACGCGGACTGCGCCCGCAACCCGCAGCTCACCCGTTACCGCTTCAGCGTGCAGGACGCCGAGCACCGGCCGCTTTTCACCGTCCCGTTCACCGAGCTGGAGCCCGACGCGCCGCCCGCCCGCAAACGGCCCCGCGGAACCGGGCGCGGCCGGGCCGCCCGGAGCCGGCAGGCCGTGCACTGA
- a CDS encoding ABC transporter substrate-binding protein: MPLTRRSVLAGGAALAALGPTGRALAQNGPSGGPSGSLTYGISMTDLPLTTGQPDRGAGGYQFTGLTLYDPLVAWELDVADRPGKMVPGLATSWESDPADRKNWIFRLRDGVVFHDGSAFDADAVIWNFDKVLNKEAPHFDQRQAAQVRPRLPGVASYRKLDPMTVQVTTKSVDSLFPYQMLWFLISSPAQYERVGRDWAKFAFQPSGTGPYKLANLTPRVRAEFVPNERYWNPKRAPKLAKLTLACVPEDLARVNALLSGNVDLIELPAPDAVPRLKAAGMRVVGNDTPHVWNYHLSMVEGSPWRDLRLRRAANLAVDREGVVQLMGGLATPAVGQVQPSSPWFGNPGFKIRTDMDEARKLVKEAGYSVSNPLKTTLVIPTGGTGQMLSLPINEFIQQSWAEVGIQVAFRTVELEVAYTGWRQGAADPSLKDVSASNIAYVTSDPFYAMLRFYDSRQIAPNGVNWSHYRNAEVDALCDQVRNSLDTAEQDRLLARMHERVVDDAVQVWVVHDTNPHALSPRVKGYTQAQHWFQDLTTLA; encoded by the coding sequence ATGCCGCTGACACGCCGATCGGTCCTGGCCGGGGGCGCCGCCCTCGCCGCCCTGGGGCCGACCGGCCGGGCCCTGGCGCAGAATGGTCCCTCCGGCGGGCCCTCGGGCAGCCTGACCTACGGCATCTCGATGACCGACCTGCCGCTCACCACCGGCCAGCCGGACCGGGGCGCGGGCGGCTACCAGTTCACGGGGCTCACCCTCTACGACCCGCTGGTCGCCTGGGAACTCGACGTCGCCGACCGGCCGGGCAAGATGGTGCCGGGGCTGGCGACGTCCTGGGAGAGCGATCCGGCCGATCGCAAGAACTGGATCTTCCGCCTGCGCGACGGGGTCGTCTTCCACGACGGCTCGGCCTTCGACGCCGACGCGGTGATCTGGAACTTCGACAAGGTGCTCAACAAGGAGGCACCGCATTTCGACCAGCGCCAGGCCGCCCAGGTGCGCCCCCGCCTGCCGGGCGTGGCGAGCTACCGCAAGCTCGACCCGATGACCGTGCAGGTGACGACGAAGAGCGTCGACAGCCTGTTCCCCTACCAGATGCTCTGGTTCCTGATCTCCTCGCCCGCGCAGTACGAGCGGGTCGGGCGCGACTGGGCCAAGTTCGCCTTCCAGCCCTCCGGCACCGGTCCCTACAAGCTGGCAAACCTCACGCCCCGGGTCCGGGCCGAGTTCGTGCCGAACGAGCGCTACTGGAATCCGAAGCGCGCGCCGAAGCTCGCCAAGCTCACGCTCGCCTGCGTGCCGGAGGATCTCGCCCGGGTGAACGCGCTGCTCTCCGGCAACGTCGACCTGATCGAGCTGCCGGCACCCGACGCGGTGCCGCGCCTCAAGGCCGCCGGCATGCGGGTGGTGGGCAACGACACGCCCCATGTCTGGAACTACCACCTCTCGATGGTCGAGGGCTCGCCCTGGCGGGACCTGCGCCTGCGGCGCGCCGCCAACCTCGCGGTGGACCGCGAGGGCGTGGTGCAGCTGATGGGCGGCCTCGCCACCCCGGCGGTCGGCCAGGTGCAGCCGTCGAGCCCGTGGTTCGGGAACCCGGGCTTCAAGATCCGGACCGACATGGACGAGGCCCGCAAGCTCGTGAAGGAGGCCGGCTACTCGGTCTCGAACCCGCTCAAGACCACCCTCGTGATCCCGACCGGCGGCACCGGCCAGATGCTGAGCCTGCCCATCAACGAGTTCATCCAGCAGAGCTGGGCGGAGGTCGGCATCCAGGTGGCGTTCCGCACCGTCGAGCTGGAGGTGGCCTATACGGGCTGGCGCCAGGGCGCGGCCGACCCGAGCCTCAAGGACGTCAGCGCGAGCAACATCGCCTACGTCACCTCCGACCCGTTCTACGCGATGCTGCGCTTCTACGATTCCCGCCAGATCGCGCCGAACGGGGTGAACTGGAGCCACTACCGCAACGCCGAGGTTGATGCGCTCTGCGATCAGGTCCGCAACAGCCTCGACACCGCCGAGCAGGACCGGCTGCTCGCCCGGATGCACGAGCGCGTGGTGGACGACGCGGTGCAGGTCTGGGTGGTGCACGACACCAACCCGCACGCCCTCTCGCCGCGGGTGAAGGGCTACACCCAGGCCCAGCACTGGTTCCAGGACCTCACGACGCTGGCCTGA
- a CDS encoding GNAT family N-acetyltransferase translates to MSNRYGLEIRSAGPADAAGLSDLLGACGLAIAPRALAERIEALRQDRGSALLALAWGPPSGLIVLHWHATLVDAHPVAAVSTLAVAPEERRQGIGRLLLKAGAQAARAAGCGVLHLDAGPEAASLRGFCAATGFAETAARYERPLRKRN, encoded by the coding sequence GTGAGCAACCGCTACGGCCTGGAGATCCGCTCGGCCGGCCCGGCCGACGCGGCCGGGCTATCCGATCTGCTGGGCGCCTGCGGCCTCGCGATCGCGCCGCGCGCGCTCGCCGAGCGGATCGAGGCGCTGCGGCAGGACCGTGGCAGCGCGCTCCTGGCCCTCGCCTGGGGGCCTCCGAGCGGGCTCATCGTTCTGCACTGGCACGCGACGCTGGTGGACGCGCACCCGGTCGCGGCGGTCAGCACCCTGGCGGTCGCGCCCGAGGAACGCCGCCAGGGCATCGGGCGCCTGCTGCTCAAGGCCGGCGCGCAGGCGGCGCGCGCCGCCGGCTGCGGCGTGCTGCATCTCGATGCCGGGCCGGAGGCCGCGAGTCTGCGCGGCTTCTGCGCGGCGACGGGCTTCGCGGAGACGGCCGCCCGCTACGAGCGCCCGCTGCGCAAGCGGAACTGA
- the ruvB gene encoding Holliday junction branch migration DNA helicase RuvB: protein MQPDHAVTPKHLTRSLLTPEARAGDPEQSIRPLSLAEFVGQRAARANMQIFIEAARKTGQALDHVLFVGPPGLGKTTLAQIVARELGVNFRSTSGPVIAKAGDLAAQLTNLDERDVLFIDEIHRLNPAVEEILYPAMEDYQLDLIIGEGPAARSVKIDLPKFTLVGATTRAGLLTTPLRDRFGIPIRLAFYDVDELQLIVERGARVLGLGMSAEGANEIARRARGTPRIAGRLLRRVRDFAVVAEEPVVTRALADRALQLLDVDAIGLDVMDRKYLSLIAGSFGGGPVGIETIAAALSEPRDAIEDIIEPYLIQQGFVQRTPRGRVLTARAFQHMGLPVPRAEMDLEPAEA from the coding sequence TTGCAGCCTGACCACGCCGTGACGCCGAAGCATCTGACGCGGTCGCTGCTGACGCCGGAGGCGCGGGCGGGCGACCCGGAGCAGAGCATCCGTCCTCTGTCGCTGGCGGAGTTCGTCGGCCAGCGGGCGGCGCGGGCCAACATGCAGATCTTCATCGAGGCCGCCCGCAAGACCGGCCAGGCCCTCGACCACGTGCTCTTCGTCGGGCCCCCCGGCCTCGGCAAGACAACCCTCGCCCAGATCGTCGCCCGCGAGCTCGGCGTGAACTTCCGCTCCACCTCCGGCCCCGTCATCGCCAAGGCCGGCGATCTGGCCGCACAGCTCACCAACCTCGACGAGCGCGACGTCCTGTTCATCGACGAGATCCACCGCCTCAACCCGGCGGTGGAGGAGATCCTCTACCCGGCCATGGAGGACTACCAGCTCGACCTGATCATCGGCGAGGGGCCGGCCGCCCGCTCGGTCAAGATCGACCTGCCGAAGTTCACGCTTGTCGGCGCCACCACCCGGGCGGGCCTGCTCACCACGCCGTTGCGCGACCGCTTCGGCATCCCGATCCGGCTGGCCTTCTACGATGTGGACGAGCTGCAGCTGATCGTGGAGCGGGGCGCGCGGGTCCTGGGGCTCGGCATGTCGGCGGAGGGCGCCAACGAGATCGCCCGGCGGGCACGCGGCACGCCGCGGATCGCGGGCCGGCTGCTGCGGCGGGTGCGCGACTTCGCGGTGGTGGCCGAGGAGCCGGTGGTGACGCGCGCCCTCGCCGACCGGGCGCTGCAACTCCTCGACGTGGACGCGATCGGCCTCGACGTGATGGACCGCAAGTACCTGAGCCTGATCGCGGGCTCGTTCGGGGGCGGGCCGGTGGGCATCGAGACGATCGCCGCCGCGCTCTCCGAGCCGCGCGACGCGATCGAGGACATCATCGAGCCCTACCTGATCCAGCAGGGCTTCGTGCAGCGCACCCCTCGCGGCCGCGTCCTCACCGCCCGGGCCTTCCAGCACATGGGGCTGCCGGTGCCGCGCGCCGAGATGGATCTGGAGCCGGCGGAGGCCTGA
- a CDS encoding DUF6894 family protein: MARYRFHCTNGYECVFDAKGAEVRAPGRLVDRARRVARDVMRDLDARTDWSEWRVTVHDLKGRRVLLQPFPGGEERALAA; this comes from the coding sequence ATGGCCCGCTACCGCTTTCACTGCACCAACGGCTACGAGTGCGTGTTCGACGCCAAGGGCGCGGAGGTCCGGGCGCCGGGCCGCCTGGTCGACCGGGCGCGGCGCGTGGCCCGGGACGTGATGCGCGATCTCGACGCCCGCACCGACTGGTCGGAGTGGCGGGTCACGGTGCACGACCTCAAGGGCCGCCGCGTCCTGCTCCAGCCCTTCCCGGGCGGCGAGGAGCGGGCGCTTGCAGCCTGA
- a CDS encoding ABC transporter ATP-binding protein, with protein sequence MRALEPKLFGYIWRYSRRDQLAICIVVLASLPFYFASLDLPRRIVNDAITGKAFERGNSTAPFLDLTVHWPRWLGGGESQLFSGFALGRTELLLGLSGLFLTLVLINGAFKFWINLQKGVLGERMLRRLRFQLFSLMLRFNPEAQGEVKASETATIIRDEVEPIGSFIGDAIVVPVFLGTQAATALAFILMQNVWLGLVAGGMVGVQMVVIPRLRREIIRLSRRRQLASRNFAGRVGEVLEGLETVTANGAGRWERAEIGGRLHGLYDLRLRIYRRKFAVKYLNNLLAQVTPFLFYAIGGLFALKGELDIGQLVAVLAAYRDLPPPLKELIDWDQQRLDVEVKYETVAAHFAPHRLRPAEPSMEGEPPRLAGPLTVEGLSLRDPQGGRGIEVADLTLPLPARVALVSPGSGLARQLAQAIAGLVPPQSGILRVGGQDLLALPAEARARRIAYCGPVPVLFPGSLRDNLLYGLRWRARPGVLQRRLGRRDRSLAEALRTGNPVETVDDPWIDCAALGLADAAALDARLLDLLGRLGMEDDLYRFGLQALSSVTHETPAGERLIQARAYLRRHFAEAGMAGLVIPFSRGSYNPQATVAENLLFGVPRDPRLKGPALAADPRFRAALARAGLLDDLAAAGVRLARNLIEIFRDLPPGHSLFRRFSLIDPDELPDLTRRLAGIRSDGRLTQADNETFLALTLPYIEPRQRLGLLTSALQTRIVAARVFVQDALQGPDGHGIEPYDPARINPLASVLDNLLFGRIDVARMHGEVEIQQQVRAAVQAFDLEAGIRRRGLEFAVGNRGRHLTARQQAAVDLVRALLRRPDILLVDGAAAPLDGGLGRLVAALEPDFAETSLLAVAGPGEAACLPESVTVARAGEARQARPATVT encoded by the coding sequence ATGCGCGCGTTGGAGCCGAAGCTGTTCGGGTACATCTGGCGCTACTCGCGGCGCGACCAGCTCGCGATCTGCATCGTCGTCCTCGCCTCGCTGCCGTTCTACTTCGCCTCGCTCGATCTGCCCCGGCGCATCGTCAACGACGCCATCACGGGCAAGGCGTTCGAGCGGGGCAACAGCACCGCCCCCTTCCTCGACCTCACCGTGCACTGGCCGCGCTGGCTCGGCGGCGGGGAGAGCCAGCTCTTCTCCGGCTTCGCGCTCGGGCGGACCGAGCTGCTGCTGGGCCTCTCCGGCCTGTTCCTCACTCTCGTGCTGATCAACGGCGCGTTCAAGTTCTGGATCAATCTGCAGAAGGGCGTGCTCGGCGAGCGCATGCTGCGGCGGCTGCGCTTCCAGCTCTTCTCGCTGATGCTGCGCTTCAACCCCGAGGCGCAAGGGGAGGTGAAGGCCTCCGAGACCGCGACCATCATCCGCGACGAGGTCGAACCGATCGGCTCCTTCATCGGCGACGCGATCGTGGTGCCGGTCTTCCTCGGCACCCAGGCCGCGACCGCGCTGGCCTTCATCCTGATGCAGAACGTCTGGCTCGGGCTGGTCGCGGGCGGGATGGTGGGCGTGCAGATGGTGGTGATCCCGCGGCTGCGGCGCGAGATCATCCGGTTGAGCCGGCGCCGCCAGCTCGCCTCGCGCAACTTCGCGGGCCGGGTCGGCGAGGTGCTGGAGGGTCTGGAGACGGTGACCGCCAACGGCGCCGGCCGCTGGGAGCGGGCCGAGATCGGCGGCCGGCTCCACGGCCTCTACGACCTGCGCCTGCGGATCTACCGGCGGAAATTCGCGGTCAAGTACCTGAACAACCTGCTGGCCCAGGTCACGCCGTTCCTGTTCTACGCGATCGGCGGCCTGTTCGCGCTCAAGGGCGAGCTCGACATCGGGCAGCTCGTCGCGGTGCTCGCGGCCTACCGCGACCTGCCGCCGCCCTTGAAGGAGCTGATCGACTGGGACCAGCAGCGCCTCGACGTCGAGGTGAAGTACGAGACCGTGGCGGCCCATTTCGCGCCCCACCGCCTGCGCCCGGCCGAGCCGTCGATGGAGGGGGAGCCGCCCCGCCTCGCCGGCCCGCTCACCGTCGAAGGTCTGTCCCTGCGCGATCCCCAGGGAGGGCGGGGCATCGAGGTGGCGGATCTCACGCTGCCCCTGCCGGCGCGGGTCGCGCTGGTCTCGCCCGGCAGCGGGCTCGCGCGCCAGCTCGCCCAGGCGATCGCCGGCCTCGTCCCGCCCCAGTCGGGCATCCTGCGGGTGGGTGGCCAGGATCTCCTGGCGCTGCCGGCCGAGGCGCGCGCCCGGCGGATCGCCTATTGCGGCCCGGTGCCGGTGCTGTTCCCGGGCTCGCTGCGCGACAACCTGCTCTACGGTCTGCGCTGGCGGGCGCGGCCGGGCGTGCTCCAGCGGCGGCTCGGCCGCCGGGACCGCTCCCTCGCCGAGGCCCTGCGCACCGGCAACCCGGTCGAGACGGTGGACGATCCCTGGATCGACTGCGCGGCGCTCGGCTTGGCCGACGCCGCCGCCCTCGACGCGCGCCTGCTCGACCTGCTCGGGCGGCTCGGCATGGAGGACGACCTCTACCGCTTCGGCCTGCAGGCGCTGAGTTCCGTCACCCACGAGACCCCGGCGGGCGAGCGTCTGATCCAGGCCCGCGCCTATCTGCGCCGGCACTTCGCGGAGGCGGGCATGGCCGGGCTCGTGATCCCGTTCTCCCGGGGCAGCTACAACCCGCAGGCGACGGTGGCCGAGAACCTGCTGTTCGGCGTGCCGCGCGACCCCCGCCTGAAGGGCCCGGCGCTCGCCGCCGATCCGCGCTTCCGCGCCGCGCTCGCCCGCGCCGGGCTCCTCGACGACCTCGCGGCGGCCGGCGTGCGCCTCGCCCGCAACCTGATCGAGATCTTCCGCGACCTTCCGCCCGGCCACTCCCTATTCCGGCGCTTCTCGCTGATCGACCCCGACGAGCTGCCCGATCTCACGCGCCGGCTCGCCGGCATCCGGAGCGACGGGCGCCTCACCCAGGCGGACAACGAGACCTTCCTGGCGCTCACGCTTCCCTATATCGAGCCGCGCCAGCGCCTTGGCCTGCTCACGTCGGCGCTGCAGACCCGCATCGTCGCGGCCCGCGTCTTCGTGCAGGACGCCCTGCAGGGGCCCGACGGGCACGGGATCGAGCCCTACGACCCCGCCCGGATCAACCCGCTCGCCTCCGTGCTCGACAACCTGCTGTTCGGCCGCATCGACGTGGCGCGCATGCACGGCGAGGTCGAGATCCAGCAGCAGGTGCGCGCTGCCGTCCAGGCCTTCGACCTGGAGGCCGGCATCCGCCGCCGCGGCCTTGAATTCGCTGTGGGCAACCGCGGCCGCCACCTCACGGCCCGGCAGCAGGCCGCGGTCGACCTCGTGCGCGCCCTGCTGCGCCGGCCCGACATCCTGCTGGTGGACGGCGCGGCCGCCCCGCTCGACGGCGGGCTGGGGCGGCTCGTCGCGGCGCTCGAGCCCGATTTCGCGGAGACGAGTCTCCTGGCCGTCGCGGGGCCCGGCGAGGCGGCGTGCCTGCCCGAAAGCGTCACCGTCGCCCGCGCCGGGGAGGCCCGGCAGGCGCGTCCTGCGACCGTGACGTGA
- a CDS encoding glycosyltransferase family protein → MIASRPSPVGLTPERPCRVLIYSHDTFGLGHLRRARTIAAAIVQGGVAQAVIVSGSPVLDRFAPTPGVSTVAVPPVTKRPDGAYASLDPAIPLEETVAARRAIILRTFDAFRPHLVLVDKEPAGFHGEMLPVLERAAERGCRPVLGLRDVLDDPAWLAAEWARKGAGAVLERFYDEVWVYGVPRLHRPLAGLGLVPEVEERLIYTGYLRRALPRPDPARREPALADGPFLLVTPGGGGDGAALIDWVIAAYETDPGIPLPALVAFGPFLDASVRADFLARIGRLPGRLAAITFDAQIEFLIGKAAGVVAMGGYNTFCEILSFDRPALLVPRTEPRREQEIRARSAETLGLVRVLAQAGGRTPERMAAALRTLPDQPPPSRVVLPGLLDGLGVVADRVRALSAGRPLSVAEAL, encoded by the coding sequence TTGATCGCGTCGCGTCCATCACCGGTAGGACTCACCCCCGAGCGCCCGTGCCGGGTGCTGATCTACAGCCACGACACCTTCGGCCTCGGCCACCTGCGCCGCGCGCGCACCATCGCGGCGGCGATCGTGCAGGGCGGCGTAGCGCAGGCCGTCATCGTCTCGGGCTCGCCCGTTCTCGACCGCTTCGCCCCGACGCCGGGCGTCTCGACGGTGGCAGTGCCACCGGTGACGAAACGGCCGGACGGCGCCTATGCCAGCCTCGACCCGGCGATCCCGCTGGAGGAGACGGTCGCGGCGCGCCGGGCGATCATCCTCCGGACCTTCGACGCGTTCCGGCCGCACCTCGTCCTCGTAGACAAGGAGCCGGCCGGCTTCCACGGCGAGATGCTGCCGGTGCTGGAGCGCGCCGCGGAGCGCGGCTGCCGTCCGGTGCTCGGCCTGCGCGACGTGCTCGACGATCCCGCGTGGCTCGCGGCCGAATGGGCGCGCAAGGGCGCGGGCGCGGTCTTGGAGCGCTTCTACGACGAGGTCTGGGTCTACGGGGTGCCGCGCCTGCACCGGCCGCTGGCGGGGCTCGGCCTCGTGCCCGAGGTCGAGGAACGCCTGATCTATACCGGCTACCTGCGCCGCGCCCTGCCGCGGCCGGACCCCGCCCGGCGCGAGCCGGCGCTCGCGGACGGACCGTTCCTGCTCGTCACCCCGGGCGGGGGCGGCGACGGCGCGGCTCTGATCGACTGGGTGATCGCCGCCTACGAAACCGATCCCGGCATCCCGCTGCCGGCGCTCGTCGCCTTCGGCCCCTTCCTCGACGCGTCCGTGCGGGCGGACTTCCTGGCGCGGATCGGCCGGCTGCCCGGGCGGCTCGCGGCGATCACCTTCGACGCGCAGATCGAGTTCCTGATCGGCAAGGCCGCGGGCGTGGTGGCGATGGGCGGCTACAACACGTTCTGCGAGATCCTCTCCTTCGACCGGCCGGCGCTTCTGGTGCCGCGCACCGAGCCCCGGCGCGAGCAGGAGATCCGGGCGCGCTCGGCCGAGACGCTCGGGCTGGTGCGGGTGCTCGCGCAGGCCGGGGGCCGGACGCCGGAGCGGATGGCCGCGGCGCTCCGCACCCTGCCGGACCAGCCGCCCCCCTCGCGGGTCGTGCTCCCGGGTCTGCTCGACGGGCTCGGCGTCGTGGCAGACCGGGTGCGGGCGCTCTCCGCCGGCCGGCCGCTCTCCGTCGCGGAGGCCCTGTGA
- a CDS encoding glycosyltransferase family 4 protein, with product MSAPRIAVVVKGYPRLSETFIAQELLALEARGLPLAIWSLRRPTDRDRHPMHARIAAPVAYLPEYLRDAPLRVLAGLGRALRRPRFPALLALFLRDLARDPSASRLRRLGQALVLARELPESVTHIHVHFLHTPASVARYAARLTGRGWSFSAHAKDIWTTPDWELREKLGDAAWGVTCTRDGLRRLEELASSSRALPPLAAGEDEGRASRLALAYHGLDLGRFPGPPPARPPRDGSDPADPLRLLCVGRLVAKKGHDDLLDALAALPAGLHWHLTLIGGGEMRAATEARAAALGLGQRVAFRGARAQPAVIAAMREADLFVLPTKPAPGGDRDGLPNVLMEAASQDLPILATAFAGTPEFIASGTHGLLVPPGDPAALAEALARLARDPALRRRLAGAARTRLVADFALDPGIDLIAARLAASAGLGALPAAAPHPAGACACAS from the coding sequence GTGAGCGCGCCGCGCATCGCCGTGGTGGTGAAGGGCTACCCGCGCCTGTCGGAGACCTTCATCGCGCAGGAATTGCTGGCGCTGGAGGCGCGCGGCCTGCCGCTCGCGATCTGGTCGCTGCGCCGCCCGACCGACCGGGACCGCCACCCGATGCACGCACGCATCGCCGCGCCGGTCGCCTACCTGCCCGAGTACCTGCGCGACGCGCCGCTCCGGGTGCTCGCCGGCCTTGGCCGGGCGCTCCGCCGGCCGCGCTTTCCCGCCCTGCTCGCCCTGTTCCTGCGCGACCTCGCGCGCGATCCCAGCGCCTCGCGCCTGCGCCGGCTGGGGCAGGCCCTGGTGCTGGCCCGCGAGCTGCCGGAGAGCGTGACGCATATCCACGTCCACTTCCTGCACACGCCGGCCAGCGTCGCCCGCTACGCCGCCCGGCTGACCGGCCGGGGCTGGAGCTTCTCGGCGCATGCCAAGGACATCTGGACCACGCCGGACTGGGAGTTGCGGGAGAAGCTCGGCGATGCCGCCTGGGGGGTGACCTGCACGCGGGACGGGCTGCGGCGGCTGGAGGAACTGGCATCCTCCTCCCGCGCTCTGCCTCCCCTCGCTGCGGGAGAAGATGAAGGGAGAGCGTCGCGCCTCGCGCTCGCCTATCACGGCCTCGACCTCGGCCGCTTCCCCGGCCCGCCCCCCGCCCGCCCGCCGCGCGACGGCTCCGATCCGGCCGATCCGCTGCGCCTGCTATGCGTCGGCCGCCTGGTCGCCAAGAAGGGCCACGACGACCTCCTCGATGCCCTGGCGGCGCTGCCCGCCGGCCTGCACTGGCATCTGACCTTGATCGGCGGCGGCGAGATGCGGGCCGCGACCGAGGCGCGGGCGGCGGCACTCGGCCTCGGCCAGCGGGTCGCGTTCCGAGGGGCGCGGGCCCAGCCCGCGGTGATCGCGGCGATGCGCGAGGCCGATCTCTTCGTACTGCCGACCAAGCCCGCTCCCGGCGGCGACCGGGACGGGCTGCCGAACGTGCTGATGGAGGCGGCGAGCCAGGACCTGCCGATCCTCGCGACGGCGTTTGCCGGCACGCCGGAATTCATCGCCTCCGGCACGCACGGGCTCCTCGTCCCCCCCGGCGACCCAGCGGCTCTGGCCGAGGCGCTGGCGCGGCTCGCCCGCGACCCGGCGCTGCGCCGCCGCCTCGCCGGGGCCGCGCGGACGCGCCTTGTCGCCGACTTCGCCCTCGACCCCGGCATCGACCTGATCGCGGCGCGGCTCGCCGCCAGCGCGGGACTCGGAGCCCTGCCGGCGGCCGCTCCCCACCCCGCCGGGGCCTGCGCATGCGCGTCCTGA